The Mucilaginibacter rubeus genomic interval TCAAATATCAGTTCGGTGGGGATACTGATGAAACCATAAACCGGGTCGTTAATTATTTTCTTTTTATTCAATGTTGCTTGTGTAAATGCAAAAATGTAAAACAAAGGTAAAATAAGAGCGTCAGGTTTGTTAAATTTTGTTAATACCTTTACTGTGCAACAACAAATACATCTCTTTGGGGTTTACTTTCAGAACAAAAACTATCTGAATCAGAATTTACAGAATTTTAGGATTTGCAGAATGCCCGGCAAAAAAGCCGATATTTGAATACGTTTAACCTTACACTCAAGTATTCTGAAAATTTTTGAATTCTGTAAATTCTGATTCAGAATATTTAATATACATACCATGCAAGACACCACCATTTTATGGGCCGATGACGAAATTGACCTGCTAAGACCACATATACTTTTCCTGGGCGAAAAGGGCTATAAAGTAACTACCGTAACCAATGGCTACGATGCTGTTGACTCGTTCAAGAGCAACTATTTCGACCTGGTTTTTCTTGATGAAAACATGCCCGGCCTTACCGGCCTGGAAACCCTGCAGCAGATCAAGAACATCAATAATGATGTACCTATTGTGCTGATCACTAAAAACGAGGAAGAATACCTGATGGAAGATGCCATCGGCTCCAAGATAGACGACTACCTGATTAAGCCGGTACACCCTAAGCAGATATTGCTGACCATTAAAAAGCTTACCGAGAACAAGCGCCTTGTTACCGAGAAGACCACCATGGCTTACCAGATGGATTTCCGGACACTGGGCATGACGCTTAACGATAACCTGAGCCACCAGGAATGGGTTGATGTTTATAAGAAACTTATTTACTGGGAGCTTGAGCTTGAAAAGCTGGAAGATGCTGGCATGCACGAAATCCTGACGCTGCAAAAGGCCGAAGCCAATATGCAGTTTTGCAAGTTTGTGGAGCGCAATTACCTGAACTGGATCAAAAATCCAGACCTCGCGCCAACCTCATCGCCTCAACTATTTAAGAAGAAGGTATTTCCTAAGCTGGATGGCAAGGGCCCCCTATTTTTTATTTTGATAGATAACCTGAGGTATGATCAGTTTAAGATCATTAACCCCATTATTTCTGAATATTTCAGGCTGGAGGAAGAAGATACTTATTACAGTATCCTGCCAACGGCAACACAATATGCGCGTAACTCCATCTTCTCTGGCCTGATGCCTTTGGATATGGAAAAACGCTATCCATCCATGTGGCAAAACGATGAGGATGAAGGTGGTAAAAACCTTTACGAGGCCGAGTTTTTGGCCGATCACCTGAAGCGTGTATTACGTAAAGATTGTAAACATTCATACCACAAGATCCTGAACATTGACGAAGGCCGTGCCCTGAACGAGTCGGTAAATAACCTCATGAACAATGAGCTTAACGTGATCGTTTATAACTTTGTGGATATGCTATCGCATGCCCGTACCGACATGCAGATGATCCGCGAGCTGGCGAGTGATGACGCTGCTTACCGTTCATTAACCCTATCTTGGTTTGAGCATTCGCCATTGTTTGATCTGTTAAAATATTTAGCGCAGAAACAGGTACGTGTAGTGATCACTACCGATCACGGTACCATCCGCGTAAAAAATCCAAGCAAAATTGTGGGCGACAGGAACACCAACACTAACCTGCGTTATAAACAAGGTAAAAACCTGAATTATAATGCCAAAGAGGTGTTCCATATCCGCAACCCGCATGATGCTATGCTGCCAAGGTTGCACATTAGCTCAAGCTTTGTTTTTGCTAAGGAAGACAGCTATTTTGTATACCCGAACAACTACAACCACTTTGTTAATTTCTATAATGAAACCTTCCAGCATGGAGGCATTTCGTTAGAGGAAATGATTGTACCCGTGGTTACTTACGGGCCTAAATAAAATTGAGAAAAGGCATAATTTGCCTGCGATCTTAAATAGATTATACTAAAAAGACCCGGATTTTCCGGGTCTTTTTTATGGAGAAATCGTCGCTATTTTTCAACCACCACCCGGTAAGAGGGATCTTCGAGGATGTTAACGTTGATGATCCCTTCGGCGTTTTTAAGCAGTGTTACGCAATCTTCGCTTACGTGTTTTAGCTGTAGTTTCTTGCCGGCCTGGCGATATTTTTCGGTGAGTTTGTTTAGCGCCTCAATGCCCGACATATCCGCGATGCGGCTATCTTTAAAGTCGATCACTACTGCTTCCGGATCACCCGCGATGTCAAACTTTTCGTTAAAAGCCATCACCGAACCAAAAAACAATGGACCGTATATTTCATAATGCTTTACGCCCGCTTCGTCAATGTATTTGCGCGCCCGGATACGTTTGGCGCTCTCCCATGCAAAAACCAACGCCGAAATAATAACGCCTATCAATACCGCAAGGGCAAGGTTGTGCAGCCATATCGTAATTAGTGCTACCAGGATTCCAACAAATACATCCTGTTTAGGCATCTTATTAATGATACGGAAACTGATCCATTCAAAAGTACTAATGGCCACCATGATCATTACCCCGGTAAGCGCGGCCATAGGTAACTTTTCAATAACCGGCGCACCGAAGAATATAATGAACAGGATAGTCAGAGATGCTATGATACCTGATAACCTCGCCCGTGAGCCCGCAGATAGGTTAACCAGCGTCTGAGCAATCATTGGGCAGCCTCCCATGCCCGAAAAGAAACCATTGAGGATGTTTGCGCTTCCCTGGGCAATACATTCGCGGTTGCTGTTGCCGCGGGTAGCAGTCATTTCATCAACAAGGTTTAAGGTTAACAAGCCTTCGGTAAGGCCAACTCCTGCCATGATGAGTGCGTAAGGGAAAATGATTTTTAATGTATCGATACTAAGTGGGATAGCCGGGATATGAAACGGAGGAAAGCCCCCGCTTACTGCCGCGATATCTCTTACTGTTTTGGTATGGATCCCGAAACCCAAAACCAGTGCAAACACAACAATAATAGCCACAAGCGATGGAGGAACAGCTTTGGTGAACTTAGGTAAAATAATTACTATGGCGATGGTTAGAGCTACCAACCCGGCCATGATCAGTAGCGGCGTGCCGCTAAGCCAGGTTTCCTGTCCGTTAACTACGGTTTTAAATTGCTCCAGCTGGGCCATGAAAATGATAACGGCGAGACCGTTAACAAAGCCGTACATTACCGGCTGCGGCACCAGGAGGATAAACTTGCCCAGTTTAAACAAGCCAACCAGAATTTGTACTACACCAGCCAAGGCCACCGCCGCGAAAACATACTCCAACCCGTGCGATTTCATGAGGGCGATAAGTACCACAACGGTTGCCCCTGCCCCGCCGGATACGAGTCCCGGCCTGCCGCCAAATATAGAAGTTATCAAGCCCATGATAAAGGCGGCATACAATCCCATCAGCGGCGGAAAGCCGGCAAGGATAGCAAACGATAATGATTCGGGCATCATGGTCATGGCTACCGTTAATCCGGCCAGGATCTCGTTTTTATAATTGATTTTTTGCGAAAAGTCGAAAAGACGTAAAGAGGGCTTCATCCTAAGTTATTAAGCGATTGATTTTTGGTTGACAAGCTTTTGTGACGTAAATAAAAAGCATGCTTAACTGAACTTAGCATAGCGGGACTATTGTAGATTTTAGTCATGCTGCAAAAATATACAAAATAAAAGGACTGAAACAAACGCCATGTCCATTGCGTAACTGCTTCGTGTCTTTTAAATAACGTGATTTTTAGAATCGCTTTTAACCTCTTAGAGGATGCTTACCCGCTCTATCCCATTGTTAATCCCTGCCCTGATCATATTGCCATAACCATCATCGGGCAAAAACTGGGTGAAACTTAATCCCAATTGATAGTTTTCAAGCGCCTTGTCAAGGTTCTTCAGATCCTCATGGCATTTAGCTATGTTAAGGTAAAGTGAGGGATAAACCGGTTTTACCTCGTCCCCTTCTATACCAAGCGCAAGGTTTAGAGCTGTTTCATCCCATTTTAGTTTATCGGCAACACTTTGCTGATGCCGGGCAACATAGTGTGCTGCAATAAACTTTTCAGTAGCATTTGTAGCTTCATCCCATGCCTGATGGAACAGGGCCGATGCTTCATTTGGTTTACCTTCGCCTTCTAATAACATTCCTTGCCCGCAAAGCTTGTTAACGTGGTTTTCAGGGTCGATTTGCATGTGGAGGCTGGGCTTGTAATTTTCGTGAATTAAATTTATGATTTTGGGAACATAAGTAAGTAAAAGATTAACAATGTTATTATAAAAATGATGAAAGGTAAAATTATGTCATTGCGAGCGTAGCGCGGCAATCGCATGCTATACAGAGCGGCTATGCTCCCGTGCGATTGCTTCGTTCCTCGCAATGACATGGTTTTATCTGTTATATCACTCCTAAAACAAAAACGGCCCGGTGAAACCGGGCCGTTACTATATCTTAAACAAAAGATCAATTAATGACCTTGTTCGTGTACTTCATCTTCCCTGAACAGTTTCGCGCTGAAATAGTCGTTGTTCATGCGGGCAATGTTGGTCAATTTAATTTCCTTAGGGCACTCAGCTTCGCAGGCACCGGTGTTGGTACAGCTACCAAATCCTTCTTCATCCATCTGGGCAACCATTGATTGCACACGACGGTAACGCTCTGGCTGACCTTGTGGTAATAAACCTAACTGGGTGATCTTAGCAGATACAAACAGCATAGCCGAAGCATTTTTACAAGCTGCAACGCATGCTCCGCAACCGATACAGGTAGCTGAGTTGAAGGCCTCGTCAGCAATAACTTTAGGAATTGGGATTGCGTTACCATCAGGTACACCACCTGTGTTTACCGAAACGTAACCGCCTGCCTGCTGGATCCTGTCGAAAGCTGAACGGTCAACCGCCAAGTCTTTTACGATAGGGAATGCTTCGGCGCGCCATGGCTCAATGGTGATAGTTTCGCCATCGTGGAAGGTACGCATGTGCAGCTGGCAGGTAGTGATACCGCGCTTTGGTCCGTGTGGGTGACCGTTGATATATAATGAACACATACCGCAGATGCCTTCGCGGCAGTCGTGGTCAAAGTTAATTGGCTCGTCACCTTTATGGGTAAGGCTTTCGTTAACCACGTCGAGCATTTCAAGGAACGACATGTCAGGCGAAATATTTTCAGCTTTGTAGCTTACAAATTTACCCGAGGTTTGAGCATTTTTTTGACGCCATACTTTAAGCGTCAGGTTCATATTTCCGTTCATTCTATTTAGATTTGAGATATGAGATTTGAGACATGAGACTTTTTATCAGTTAGTTTGACAGCATTTTTTGAAAAGCATAGTTCATTTTTTGCAATTCTTCGATCTGCTTAAGTAGATCATTTAATACGTCGTCTTTTAAAAGGCCTAATTTATTTGATATAACTAATTGTGTTTGCAGCTCATATGAAGAACCATTAGCAATGCCTAAAAAACGGGAAAACTCTTTGTTTGAATTTCGTCCTGCTCCTTCGGCAATATTTGAAGGAATTGAAACAGCTGCACGTCTTATTTGACTTGTTAAGCCAAATCGTTCATCGGGCGGATAATTTGCGGTTGCCTTGTAAACCAAAACCGCTAAATCAATGGCCTTTTGCCAAATTTTCAATTCTTTTAAATTGTGCATGTTCTTCAAATATTAAAATCGAGGTTTTAGATGAGAGATCCAGAACTATTTATTGTCTCAAATCTCACATCTAATATCTCATATCTAAGATTAAGCATAGTTTCTTTGAGACAGGTGAACTGCTTCAAATGTCAATTGCTCTTTATGTAATTCTTCCGGCTGATTTTCGCCTTTGAATTCCCAGGCAGCTACAAACGCGAAGTTTTCGTCATCACGTAATGCTTCACCATCTGCAGTTTGTGATTCAACCCTGAAGTGGCCACCGCATGATTCTTTACGCATCAAAGCGTCGTCGATCATCAGCTCGCCAAGTTCAATGAAATCGGCTACGCGGCCAGCTCTTTCTAACGAAGCGTTTACTTCTTCGTTCTCGCCGGTTACGATAGCGTTTTTCCAGAAATCAGCTTTCAATGCCTGGATCAGGCCTTTTGCTTTTCTCAAACCTTCGTCGGTACGGGCCATACCGCAATATTCCCACATAATGTGGCCAAGCTCGCGGTGGTACTCGTTAGTAGTTTTAGTGCCTTTAAGGGCCAGTAATTTATTTACGTGGTCAACTACGTCTTTTTTGGTGGCTGCAAAAGCTGGGTGGTTAGTGTCAACCTTTTTAGGGCCGATCTTAGCCAGGTAATCACCAAGGGTATAAGGGATCACGAAGTAGCCATCTGATAAACCCTGCATCAGTGCAGATGCACCAAGGCGGTTAGCACCGTGGTCAGAGAAGTTACACTCGCCCAAAGCATATAAGCCGGGGATTGTAGTGCTCAGGTTATAATCAACCCAAAGACCGCCCATGGTATAGTGAACCGCAGGGTAAATACGCATTGGTTGTTTATATGGGTTTTCATCCGTGATCTGGATGTACATATCAAACAGGTTACCGTATTTGGCTTTAACGGTTTCTTCGCCTAAACGCTTAATAGCATCGGCAAAATCAAGGAATACTGCGAAACCAGATCCACCTACACCTTTACCTTCTTCAACCATTTCCTTTGCGTTACGTGAAGCCACGTCGCGCGGAACAAGGTTACCGAAAGCCGGGTATTTACGCTCAAGGAAATAATCACGATCGTCCTCTTTAACCTGGTCTGCTTTCAATGTGCCTTTACGTAATTGCTCGGCAATTTCAACAGTTTTAGGAGCCCATACCCTACCGTCGTTACGCAGCGACTCAGACATCAGCGTAAGCTTAGACTGGTGATCGCCGGTTACCGGGATACAGGTTGGGTGAATTTGAGTATAGCAAGGGTTACCGAAGAAAGCACCGCGTTTGTGTGCCCTCCAGGCTGCCGTTACGTTTGAGCCAATAGCGTTTGTTGACAGGTAGAATACGTTGCTGTAGCCACCGGTACATAACAATACCGCATGACCAGCATGGGTATCAATAGCGCCGGTTAGCATGTTACGGGTAACAATACCTTTGGCATGGCCATCGATAGTTACCACGTCAAGCATTTCGTGGCGGGTGTACATTTTTACTTTACCGGCATGGATCTGGCGGTTAAGGGCGGAGTATGCGCCTAATAAAAGCTGCTGTCCTGTCTGGCCCCTTGCGTAGAAAGTACGGGATACCTGTGAACCACCGAATGAACGGTTATCCAGCAAGCCGCCGTATTCGCGGGCAAAAGGTACGCCTTGTGCTACGCACTGGTCAATAATGTTTACCGAAACTTCGGCCAAACGGTGAACGTTTGATTCGCGGGCACGGTAATCGCCACCTTTAATGGTATCGTAAAATAAACGGAAAACGCTGTCGCCGTCGTTCTGGTAGTTTTTAGCGGCATTGATACCACCTTGTGCAGCAATAGAGTGCGCACGGCGGGGACTGTCCTGAAAACAAAATGCCTTAACGTTGTAACCCAGCTCGCCCAAGGTGGCAGCTGCCGAAGCGCCGGCCAAACCGGTACCTACAATAATGATATCGTATTTACGCTTGTTGGCGGGGTTAACCAGCTTCAGATCAAATTTATGCTTGCTCCATTTTTCGGCTAATGGGCCTTGAGGAATTTTAGCATCTAATGTCATCTCTTCTTTGTATTTATGTTTATGGCTTTTGGCCAGCTAAACTTAGTGAGCTCCCTGGGTTGATAAATAGTAATAATAAACCGGCATGGCGGCAAAAGCAAGCGGAATAATAACCGCAAACAGCCATGTGCCAATAAAATAAACTACCGGAGTATATTTACGGTGTACCCAGCCCAGCGTACGGAACGCGCTCTGGAAACCATGTAACAAGTGAAATGCTACAGCACCCATAGCTATTACGTAAAATATAACGTAAATAAGGTTGCTGAAGCTATAAGCAACACGTGCGTGCAAGTCCTTTACCCTAACAACTTCCACATTGTTTTCGGTTGATACCGAGTGGCTGAATTCAGCGTTAGCAGGAGTATAATCACTAACTTTTGTTTCGCCTGTTGCCAGATCGGTACGGTACTCTTTAAAGCCCATGGTTTTGTCGTTGTGGTAACGAAACCAGAAATCGCCCATGTGGATAACGATAAACAGGAACATGATTGAACCTAAAAGGCCCATGTTTTTTGATGACCATGAGGCATCAGATTTTGCCGCTACTGCATAGCGTACCGGGCGGGCTTTACGGTTTTTGACAGTCAGGATCAGGCCGTATAGTGCATGCACCAAAATAGAAAGGTACAACAGGTATGCTATAACTTCAATAGGCGGGAAATGCGTAAGGAAGTTGGCATACACGTTAAAACTGAAACCGTTATCGTTGTTAAACAATAGCAGGTTGCCGCCTACGTGCACAATTAAAAACGTGCACAGAAACAAGCCTGTTAAAGCCATGATCAGCTTTTTGCCCAGCGACGAGTTTAAGGTTTGTTTGAATTCGCTCATTATGAATTGGATTTATAAGGCAAAAGTATTTATTAAATAACAAAACATAGAAGAGGTTTTGGCTTATTGAAGACCAAAAATCTATTTAGAATCAATCTAAAGCAATGCGTTCTTTTTTTATGCCAATTATGCCTGTTGTACTATATTAGTGCTGTCTAAATTTTATCTATGAAAAGTTTTTCGGTTG includes:
- a CDS encoding succinate dehydrogenase/fumarate reductase iron-sulfur subunit — its product is MNGNMNLTLKVWRQKNAQTSGKFVSYKAENISPDMSFLEMLDVVNESLTHKGDEPINFDHDCREGICGMCSLYINGHPHGPKRGITTCQLHMRTFHDGETITIEPWRAEAFPIVKDLAVDRSAFDRIQQAGGYVSVNTGGVPDGNAIPIPKVIADEAFNSATCIGCGACVAACKNASAMLFVSAKITQLGLLPQGQPERYRRVQSMVAQMDEEGFGSCTNTGACEAECPKEIKLTNIARMNNDYFSAKLFREDEVHEQGH
- a CDS encoding succinate dehydrogenase cytochrome b subunit — its product is MSEFKQTLNSSLGKKLIMALTGLFLCTFLIVHVGGNLLLFNNDNGFSFNVYANFLTHFPPIEVIAYLLYLSILVHALYGLILTVKNRKARPVRYAVAAKSDASWSSKNMGLLGSIMFLFIVIHMGDFWFRYHNDKTMGFKEYRTDLATGETKVSDYTPANAEFSHSVSTENNVEVVRVKDLHARVAYSFSNLIYVIFYVIAMGAVAFHLLHGFQSAFRTLGWVHRKYTPVVYFIGTWLFAVIIPLAFAAMPVYYYYLSTQGAH
- a CDS encoding SulP family inorganic anion transporter, yielding MKPSLRLFDFSQKINYKNEILAGLTVAMTMMPESLSFAILAGFPPLMGLYAAFIMGLITSIFGGRPGLVSGGAGATVVVLIALMKSHGLEYVFAAVALAGVVQILVGLFKLGKFILLVPQPVMYGFVNGLAVIIFMAQLEQFKTVVNGQETWLSGTPLLIMAGLVALTIAIVIILPKFTKAVPPSLVAIIVVFALVLGFGIHTKTVRDIAAVSGGFPPFHIPAIPLSIDTLKIIFPYALIMAGVGLTEGLLTLNLVDEMTATRGNSNRECIAQGSANILNGFFSGMGGCPMIAQTLVNLSAGSRARLSGIIASLTILFIIFFGAPVIEKLPMAALTGVMIMVAISTFEWISFRIINKMPKQDVFVGILVALITIWLHNLALAVLIGVIISALVFAWESAKRIRARKYIDEAGVKHYEIYGPLFFGSVMAFNEKFDIAGDPEAVVIDFKDSRIADMSGIEALNKLTEKYRQAGKKLQLKHVSEDCVTLLKNAEGIINVNILEDPSYRVVVEK
- a CDS encoding bifunctional response regulator/alkaline phosphatase family protein — translated: MQDTTILWADDEIDLLRPHILFLGEKGYKVTTVTNGYDAVDSFKSNYFDLVFLDENMPGLTGLETLQQIKNINNDVPIVLITKNEEEYLMEDAIGSKIDDYLIKPVHPKQILLTIKKLTENKRLVTEKTTMAYQMDFRTLGMTLNDNLSHQEWVDVYKKLIYWELELEKLEDAGMHEILTLQKAEANMQFCKFVERNYLNWIKNPDLAPTSSPQLFKKKVFPKLDGKGPLFFILIDNLRYDQFKIINPIISEYFRLEEEDTYYSILPTATQYARNSIFSGLMPLDMEKRYPSMWQNDEDEGGKNLYEAEFLADHLKRVLRKDCKHSYHKILNIDEGRALNESVNNLMNNELNVIVYNFVDMLSHARTDMQMIRELASDDAAYRSLTLSWFEHSPLFDLLKYLAQKQVRVVITTDHGTIRVKNPSKIVGDRNTNTNLRYKQGKNLNYNAKEVFHIRNPHDAMLPRLHISSSFVFAKEDSYFVYPNNYNHFVNFYNETFQHGGISLEEMIVPVVTYGPK
- a CDS encoding four helix bundle protein, producing the protein MHNLKELKIWQKAIDLAVLVYKATANYPPDERFGLTSQIRRAAVSIPSNIAEGAGRNSNKEFSRFLGIANGSSYELQTQLVISNKLGLLKDDVLNDLLKQIEELQKMNYAFQKMLSN
- a CDS encoding fumarate reductase/succinate dehydrogenase flavoprotein subunit, encoding MTLDAKIPQGPLAEKWSKHKFDLKLVNPANKRKYDIIIVGTGLAGASAAATLGELGYNVKAFCFQDSPRRAHSIAAQGGINAAKNYQNDGDSVFRLFYDTIKGGDYRARESNVHRLAEVSVNIIDQCVAQGVPFAREYGGLLDNRSFGGSQVSRTFYARGQTGQQLLLGAYSALNRQIHAGKVKMYTRHEMLDVVTIDGHAKGIVTRNMLTGAIDTHAGHAVLLCTGGYSNVFYLSTNAIGSNVTAAWRAHKRGAFFGNPCYTQIHPTCIPVTGDHQSKLTLMSESLRNDGRVWAPKTVEIAEQLRKGTLKADQVKEDDRDYFLERKYPAFGNLVPRDVASRNAKEMVEEGKGVGGSGFAVFLDFADAIKRLGEETVKAKYGNLFDMYIQITDENPYKQPMRIYPAVHYTMGGLWVDYNLSTTIPGLYALGECNFSDHGANRLGASALMQGLSDGYFVIPYTLGDYLAKIGPKKVDTNHPAFAATKKDVVDHVNKLLALKGTKTTNEYHRELGHIMWEYCGMARTDEGLRKAKGLIQALKADFWKNAIVTGENEEVNASLERAGRVADFIELGELMIDDALMRKESCGGHFRVESQTADGEALRDDENFAFVAAWEFKGENQPEELHKEQLTFEAVHLSQRNYA
- a CDS encoding rRNA adenine methyltransferase gives rise to the protein MQIDPENHVNKLCGQGMLLEGEGKPNEASALFHQAWDEATNATEKFIAAHYVARHQQSVADKLKWDETALNLALGIEGDEVKPVYPSLYLNIAKCHEDLKNLDKALENYQLGLSFTQFLPDDGYGNMIRAGINNGIERVSIL